In the Sediminibacter sp. Hel_I_10 genome, one interval contains:
- a CDS encoding alpha/beta hydrolase, whose translation MRNINQIFFLIILLLGLQACSKSDANSSLEELESLEYAELLEVSYGEDPEQTFDIYLPAYRTEDTKVMILVHGGGWTSGDKTDMNLIKDLIQTDLPDLAIVNINYRLANPDHLPFPMQIDDITAVVNHLQDNQSTYVISNAIGFLGTSAGAQLSLLWSYAHDTDNLVKMVASIVGPTNFTDPAYLESNNPLALALIASFGIDTSTAFLEYVSPYHRATTTSPPTILFNGGSDPLVPTSQGVDMDAKLTELGITHSFTLYPNEAHGWDGEELIDTWTSIKAFTQVHLD comes from the coding sequence ATGAGAAACATCAACCAAATCTTCTTTCTGATCATCTTACTTTTAGGGTTACAGGCTTGTTCAAAATCAGATGCCAACTCCAGTTTAGAAGAGTTAGAAAGCTTAGAGTACGCCGAGCTATTGGAGGTCTCTTATGGTGAAGATCCTGAGCAAACTTTTGATATCTATTTACCTGCCTATAGAACCGAAGACACTAAAGTAATGATCTTAGTGCATGGTGGCGGCTGGACCTCTGGCGATAAAACTGATATGAACCTAATAAAAGATCTCATTCAAACAGATCTTCCAGATCTTGCCATCGTCAACATTAACTACAGATTGGCTAATCCAGATCATCTGCCATTCCCAATGCAAATTGATGATATTACTGCGGTTGTTAATCATCTTCAAGATAATCAAAGTACATATGTGATATCCAATGCTATCGGATTTTTAGGCACAAGCGCTGGGGCTCAATTATCTCTACTTTGGAGCTATGCTCATGATACCGATAATCTTGTAAAAATGGTGGCCAGTATTGTTGGCCCTACCAACTTCACAGATCCCGCCTATTTAGAATCTAACAATCCTTTAGCCTTAGCACTTATCGCCAGCTTTGGGATTGACACCTCAACAGCATTTTTAGAGTATGTAAGCCCATATCATCGTGCTACAACTACATCGCCTCCAACAATTTTGTTTAATGGAGGAAGCGACCCATTAGTGCCAACAAGTCAAGGTGTAGATATGGATGCTAAGCTCACAGAGCTTGGTATAACGCACAGCTTTACATTGTATCCTAATGAAGCACATGGATGGGATGGAGAAGAATTGATAGATACTTGGACCTCTATAAAAGCATTTACTCAAGTACACCTGGATTAA
- a CDS encoding 30S ribosomal protein THX — MGKGDKKSKRGKINRGSFGVRRPRIKKRPKTEDKINPNKKA, encoded by the coding sequence TTGGGAAAAGGCGATAAAAAATCGAAACGAGGAAAAATCAACAGAGGCAGCTTTGGCGTAAGACGTCCGCGTATCAAAAAACGACCTAAAACTGAAGATAAAATCAATCCGAATAAAAAGGCCTAG
- a CDS encoding uracil-DNA glycosylase family protein gives MFFHKHPYPPFIKDNSTKLIVGTLPPPRFTTGELLEKDVDFCYGSYHNSLWKFIDAIYNLNLRYDNSEAAVNQRKSFLTEHCIGVCDIVESAKRDKIDASDLGMKEVKLRDLIGILKHYPNIEMLVFIGGNSKNGPEYFFRKQLREHGLKLKLVSKEAPKIHEFEIDIASNKSILQSRTIKTVSLTSSSGAANISISRSPLYQQLKANNPDFNTFDFRVMQYQDYL, from the coding sequence ATGTTCTTTCACAAACATCCTTATCCGCCATTTATTAAAGATAACAGCACAAAGTTGATTGTTGGTACCTTACCGCCACCTCGATTTACTACTGGAGAGCTATTAGAAAAAGATGTTGATTTTTGCTACGGAAGTTATCACAATTCACTTTGGAAATTTATTGATGCCATTTATAACTTAAATTTGAGATATGATAATTCTGAAGCAGCCGTAAATCAACGTAAATCTTTTTTGACGGAGCATTGCATTGGTGTGTGCGATATTGTAGAGAGTGCTAAACGAGATAAGATAGATGCCTCAGACCTTGGGATGAAAGAAGTGAAACTTCGTGACCTTATCGGGATCTTAAAACATTATCCCAACATAGAAATGCTCGTATTTATTGGTGGAAATAGTAAAAACGGCCCCGAATACTTCTTTAGAAAACAGCTTCGCGAACATGGTTTAAAATTAAAATTAGTATCGAAAGAAGCTCCAAAAATTCACGAATTTGAAATAGACATTGCGTCAAACAAATCAATATTGCAATCGAGAACAATCAAAACAGTCTCTCTCACTTCAAGCTCAGGAGCAGCAAATATCTCTATCAGTCGGTCGCCCTTATATCAACAACTAAAAGCTAATAATCCAGATTTCAACACCTTTGATTTTAGGGTCATGCAATATCAAGACTATTTATAA
- the yaaA gene encoding peroxide stress protein YaaA: MKLVLSPAKSLDYDSKLPTSKHTEPQFLNEAEKINSLLKEKSRKQLSKLMSISDNLADLNYERNQEFKVPFDTNNARPAIYAFSGDVYRGLDAYTIENEKINKLQDTVRILSGLYGVLKPLDLIQPYRLEMGTKFPVGKHKNLYEFWSQSITEALNKELFTDELFVNLASNEYFKAVDTKTLKVPVLDIKFQELKNGDYKTIAIYSKLARGLMSRYIVNTDAKTAEDLKGFDLDNYRFTEKLSSENELVFTR, translated from the coding sequence ATGAAACTAGTATTATCCCCTGCAAAATCCTTAGATTACGATAGTAAGTTACCAACTTCAAAACACACCGAGCCTCAATTTTTAAATGAAGCTGAAAAGATCAATAGTTTGCTTAAAGAGAAATCTCGAAAACAGCTGTCAAAGCTTATGAGTATTTCCGATAATTTGGCAGATCTTAATTATGAGCGCAATCAAGAATTTAAAGTGCCATTTGATACTAACAACGCTAGGCCAGCAATTTATGCTTTTAGTGGGGATGTTTACCGTGGTTTAGATGCTTATACGATTGAGAATGAGAAGATCAATAAACTACAGGATACGGTGAGGATATTGTCTGGTCTTTATGGTGTATTAAAACCTTTGGATTTGATTCAGCCTTACCGTCTGGAAATGGGCACTAAATTTCCCGTGGGAAAACATAAAAACTTATATGAATTTTGGAGCCAAAGCATTACCGAGGCCTTAAATAAGGAGTTATTTACCGATGAGCTGTTTGTGAACCTGGCGAGTAATGAATATTTTAAAGCAGTAGATACTAAAACCTTGAAAGTACCTGTCCTGGACATTAAGTTTCAGGAATTAAAAAATGGTGATTATAAAACTATCGCCATCTATTCAAAATTAGCAAGAGGGCTTATGTCTCGATACATCGTAAATACAGATGCTAAAACAGCAGAAGATCTCAAAGGATTTGATTTGGACAACTACCGTTTTACCGAAAAATTATCGTCAGAAAACGAATTGGTCTTTACGAGATAA
- a CDS encoding aspartyl protease family protein, with translation MRTSILFYLLIVLPCIGFAITEPPLITFPKAEILSEHTTRIPFKLVDHLIVIEAELLDQKGNFIIDTGSETLILNKVHFKSGKSIFGSRETSGVIDRIENPVEQRLREFMIKDILIEDKMSDVIDLSHIEISKKIHLLGIIGYNILKDYEVFVDMYLNQITLSRVDRKGEKLDHSVYLEKIVDTINFSLKKHTIVLEAFINDEKVTFGLDTGAEYNQLNKRSKKRVLKYFYPSQRILLSGLSGNQMEVMAGKLYRVKLSNTIYFAPMETLLTNLHQMNDAFGTSLDGVLGYEFFRQQRTIINYKKEQLYFIAFPINKH, from the coding sequence ATGAGAACATCCATTTTATTTTACCTTCTAATCGTACTACCCTGTATTGGTTTCGCCATAACAGAACCTCCACTAATCACTTTTCCTAAGGCGGAAATTTTAAGCGAACACACTACGAGAATACCATTTAAATTGGTAGATCACCTTATTGTCATAGAAGCCGAACTTCTAGATCAAAAGGGAAATTTTATTATTGACACAGGATCAGAAACCCTAATTCTCAATAAAGTTCATTTTAAGTCTGGCAAATCTATTTTTGGAAGTAGAGAAACTTCTGGTGTTATTGATAGAATAGAAAATCCTGTAGAACAACGACTCCGAGAGTTTATGATCAAGGACATTCTTATTGAAGATAAAATGTCTGATGTCATAGATCTGTCTCATATTGAAATCAGTAAAAAAATCCATTTGCTAGGCATCATCGGTTACAATATCTTGAAAGATTATGAGGTTTTTGTAGACATGTACCTCAACCAAATTACACTCTCAAGGGTAGACCGAAAAGGAGAGAAATTAGATCATAGCGTCTATTTGGAGAAGATAGTAGACACTATCAATTTCAGCTTAAAAAAACACACCATTGTCTTAGAGGCGTTCATCAATGATGAGAAAGTAACATTTGGCTTAGATACCGGAGCAGAATACAACCAGCTTAATAAACGCAGCAAGAAAAGGGTTTTAAAATACTTTTATCCTAGTCAGCGTATTTTGCTTTCTGGGCTTAGCGGAAATCAAATGGAAGTCATGGCAGGAAAATTGTATCGTGTAAAATTATCAAACACCATCTATTTTGCACCTATGGAAACCCTACTCACTAATTTGCACCAAATGAATGATGCCTTCGGGACCTCATTAGATGGGGTCTTGGGCTATGAATTTTTTAGACAACAACGAACCATCATTAACTATAAAAAAGAGCAACTGTATTTTATTGCTTTTCCTATAAACAAACATTGA